The genome window AATGTGTTCAATTGTATTTTGACCTCTCTTGCATTGACTCCTGTGGTGAAAACTCTCTTTAAAACGTAGCTTGTGATCTTTTGTCCAATTTTGTTCGACTTTGCTGATACTATTGCATGTCACAGAATATACATTGCTAATGATCCATCAATACCGTAAATGTGAAAAGCAACATGGTTCAAAACACTTTTAAAAGTCATAAATATATTTAAGTTAAGTGAATCATTCATCAGTGAAACCATTAAAAGGTGACCTGCTTTAAGTACAGCACCACTAATATCTCAGGACGGTGGACTCCATCCAGCTTGTTACTGAACTTCCTGATTTAGAAGCTGGCTGGAGTGACGTCACCACTTCCCTACAGTGTGTCACCCAGTGGAGAACTGTGGCAATGACAGGATAGTTCCTGAAAACACTGGAGCTCCGAGTGGCAGCATATAAAAGCTGTGAAAGTCCCCCTGCTGAGACAGAAACCAATATATCCAACACTGAACACACAAGACTCAACACTCAACATTGACTGAAGATGCTGTGTTCCCGAGGATTCCAGTCTTCCCTCAGCCCATTGATGGACTTCTGCTGGCCTGTGCGCAGTCTATGGCCAGAGGTCCGACCTCTTCTCAGCCAGCGGGATCTACTGCAGAGAAACCTGCTGGAGATCAAGAGCAGTCTGGAGCTGATGGAGAAACTCCAGCAGCACATCTTTGAAGAGTTGGACAATGTCCCATCCTCTGTGGCCATCCAACCAGTCTCCTACAAGCTGGATAAGGAGGGAGACGGCTTTGCCCTTACACTGGACACTAAAGACTTTTCACCAGAGGAGCTGTCTGTCAAGCAGGTGGGCAGGAAGCTGAAAGTCAGTGGGAAGACAGAGAAGAAGCTGGATGGTGGGGAAGGCTCATACTCTTACAGATGTCAAGAGTTCAGACAAGAGTTTGATCTGCCTGAACGGGTGAATCCTGAGACAGTCACCTGCTCCCTGGCTCATGACGGGAAGCTCCACATCCAGGCACAAAAGAATCCATTATCTGCTGAGGAGGAGGTGGCAGAGAGAGTGGTGCCCATCAACTGTAGCCTGGATGTGAAAACCCCACAATTCCTGTCAAAGACAGAGGGAAGCACCACCGACACACAGAAGAATCAAGAGAACACCATTTCACATGAGGACTGATTTTTATTTCACTGGATGATACATTTTCTAATAAATCTTTTTCATGTTATGATACAGCATGCATTTATATTTCATATCTTGTAACAATCAATATGACATGCTATTAAATTTAATCAATAAAATATACAATTTTACAGAATATTGCAGTTGTTATAATCTCTTCAATGGATATCAGCATAATGACGATTATTTCTCATCAAAAGTTAACTTTCCAAAAAGCTCACTGGCCTGATATTTTTTCTGTGAACATTTTCAATAAACTCAATTTTCAAAAAGCTCTCCTAAAAATGTTCTGATTCTATCATGTTTATGACATGTCTATAAACCTGACTTCTGAAAGCAAATGTTAGGTGAACTTGTCAGGATTTGAAAAGTAGGCCTTTTTGAGCAAGTGTCCTGTTTTAGACCATTGAATGTGAGTGAATAGTTTCCACACCTTCTAGAAAATATTATTTTTAGTTATTAAAAAACTGAAGAAAATATATGACAAACATAATGCCAGACAAAAAATTTTTCCGTTTTCAACAATATTACAATAACATAAAATCGACACGTGACAAATTTCATAACACTGTACAATCTGAATTTCTTTTCTCCAAAATATGATTTCTCACTGGATTATTTTAGAATGTGTTCAATTATATTTTGACCTCTCTTGCATTGACTCCTGTGGTGAAAACTCTCTTTAAAACcctacctgggataggataaagtaatccttctaccccctaATTACACTATTtatttgttccactggatattataaggtaaTGCACCAATTGTAAGTCGTTGGATAAACGTCTTAAATGACTTTGTAAAACGTAGCTTGTGATCTTTTGTCCAATTTTGTTTGACTTTGCTGATACTATTGCATGTCACAGAATATACATTGCTAATGATCCATCAATACCGTAAATGTGAAAAGCAACATGGTTCAAAACACTTTTAAAAGTCATAAATATATTTAAGTTAAGTGAATCATTCATCAGTGAAACCATTAAAAGGTGACCTGCTTTAAGTACAGCACCACTAATATCTCAGGACGGTGGACTCCATCCAGCTTGTTACTGAACTTCCTGATTTAGAAGCTGGCTGGAGTGACGTCACCACTTCCCTACAGTGTGTCACCCAGTGGAGAACTGTGGCAATGACAGGAAAGTTCCTGAAGACACTGGAGCTCCGAGTGGCAGCATATAAAAGCTGTGAAAGTCCCCCTGCTGAGACAGAAACCAATATATCCAACACTGAACACACAAGACTCAACACTCAACATTGACTGAAGATGCTGTGTTCCCGAGGATTCCAGTCTTCCCTCTGCCCATTGACGGACTTCTACTGGCCTGTGCGCAGTCTATGGCCAGAGGTCCGACCTCTTCTCAGCCAGCGGGATCTACTGCAGAGAAACCTGCTGGAGATCAAGAGCAGTCTGGAGCTGATGGAGAAACTCCAGCAGCACATCTTTGAAGAGTTGGACAATGTCCCATCCTCTGTGGCCATCCAACCAGTCTCCTACAAGCTGGATAAGGAGGGAGACGGCTTTGCCCTTACACTGGACACTAAAGACTTTTCACCAGAGGAGCTGTCTGTCAAGCAGGTGGGCAGGAAGCTGAAAGTCAGTGGGAAGACAGAGAAGAAGCTGGATGGTGGGGAAGGCTCATACTCTTACAGATGTCAAGAGTTCAGACAAGAGTTTGATCTGCCTGAACGGGTGAATCCTGAGACAGTCACCTGCTCCCTGGCTCATGACGGGAAGCTCCACATCCAGGCACAAAAGAATCCATTATCTGCTGAGGAGGAGGTGGCAGAGAGAGTGGTGCCCATCAACTGTAGCCTGGATGTGAAAACCCCACAATTCCTGTCAAAGACAGAGGGAAGCACCACCGACACACAGAAGAATCAAGAGAACACCATTTCACATGAGGACTGATTTTTATTTCACTGGATGATACATTTTCTAATAAATCTTTTTCATGTTATGATACAGCATGCATTTATATTTCATATCTTGTAACAATCAATATGACATGCTATTAAATTTAATCAATAAAATATACAATTTTACAGAATATTGCAGTTGTTATAATCTCTTCAATGGATATCAGCATAATGACGATTATTTCTCATCAAAAGTTAACTTTCCAAAAAGCTCACTGGCCTGATATTTTTCTGTGAACATTTTCAATAAACTCAATTTTCAAAAAGCTCTCCTAAAAATGTTCTGATTCTATCATGTTTATGACATGTCTATAAACCTGACTTCTGAAAGCAAATGTTATGTGAACTTGTCAGGATTTGAAAAGTAGGCCTTTTTGAGCAAGTGTCCTGTTTTAGACCATTGAATGTGAGTGAATAGTATCCACACCTTCTAGAAAATATTATTTTTAGTTATTaaaaaacagaagaaaatataTGAAAAACATAATGCCAGACAAACATTTTTTTTCCGTTTTCAACAATATTATAATAACATAAAATCGACACATGACAAATTTCATAACACTGTACAATCTGAATTTCTTTTCTCCAAAATATGATTTCTCACTGGATTATTTTAGAATGTGTTCAATTGTATTTTGACCTCTCTTGCATTGACTCCTGTGGTGAAAACTCTCTTTAAAACGTAGCTTGTGATCTTTTGTCCAATTTTGTTCGACTTTGCTGATACTATTGCATGTCACAGAATATACATTGCTAATGATCCATCAATACCGTAAATGTGAAAAGCAACATGGTTCAAAACACTTTTAAAAGTCATAAATATATTTAAGTTAAGTGAATCATTCATCAGTGAAACCATTAAAAGGTGACCTGCTTTAAGTACAGCACCACTAATATCTCAGGACGGTGGACTCCATCCAGCTTGTTACTGAACTTCCTGATTTAGAAGCTGGCTGGAGTGACGTCACCACTTCCCTACAGTGTGTCACCCAGTGGAGAACTGTGGCAATGACAGGAAAGT of Salmo salar chromosome ssa01, Ssal_v3.1, whole genome shotgun sequence contains these proteins:
- the LOC123725567 gene encoding heat shock protein 30-like; its protein translation is MLCSRGFQSSLCPLTDFYWPVRSLWPEVRPLLSQRDLLQRNLLEIKSSLELMEKLQQHIFEELDNVPSSVAIQPVSYKLDKEGDGFALTLDTKDFSPEELSVKQVGRKLKVSGKTEKKLDGGEGSYSYRCQEFRQEFDLPERVNPETVTCSLAHDGKLHIQAQKNPLSAEEEVAERVVPINCSLDVKTPQFLSKTEGSTTDTQKNQENTISHED
- the LOC123725562 gene encoding heat shock protein 30-like, encoding MLCSRGFQSSLSPLMDFCWPVRSLWPEVRPLLSQRDLLQRNLLEIKSSLELMEKLQQHIFEELDNVPSSVAIQPVSYKLDKEGDGFALTLDTKDFSPEELSVKQVGRKLKVSGKTEKKLDGGEGSYSYRCQEFRQEFDLPERVNPETVTCSLAHDGKLHIQAQKNPLSAEEEVAERVVPINCSLDVKTPQFLSKTEGSTTDTQKNQENTISHED